From Proteus vulgaris:
ATTTCATAGCCGATATAAAGAAACAAGATGATAGGCGAAAACACATAGGTTGTTTTACAATGGCTTCATCTGACTATTAATTGATGCCTAACAAAGGATTTTCCTATGAGTATTGAACGCGCAAATCCACTGCTTCCGATTAACGCAATTGCACAACGTAACCCAAGTGAAGTTACACAGGGTTCACGTAAATCGGGAACAACTGAACAAAAAACTGCAACAGGTGACACTTCGGTTAAATTAAGTGAAGCGCAGAAAAAACTTGTTCAGCCTGGAAACAAAGACATTAACGTTGAGAAAGTTGCTCGCTTAAAAGAAGCAATTGCCAACGGAACATTAACCATGGACAGCGGTAAAATCGCGGATGCTCTTTTCCGTGAAGCTGCTGAAAGCATAACTCAATAATATTTTATATGATTATGATGGAAGAACTCCGCCAGACTTTAGATCTTCAATTATCACAGCTCAATACCATTGCTGGTATTCTACGTGCTGAACAGCAGTTATTGTGTGCAGGTAACATTGATATCAATGCACTTCACGAAGTTACTGAACAGAAGAATTTTGTCTTGTCGGCTTTAGGTCATACAGACCAACAGCGTCATACGCTAAGCTTACAAGCCGGTGTAGAAAAACCTTACACAGGGTTACCATTCTTATCTGATTTATGGATACAAGTAATGGATATTACGGCGGAGCTAAAACATCTTAATCAACATAACGGATTGCTATTAGAGCAACATATTTCTCGTAATAGTGATGCTATCCGTTTTTTGCAGAAGAACCACAGTCCAACCCTTTATGGTTCTGATGGTCAAGCACAGCGTTCTACATTAGCTGGGCGAAAAATTCAGGTTTAGGTTTTCTCGATAATTATCAGAATTCACATGAAACGCCATCAATATTGATGGCGTTTTCTTTATTGATAAAACTTTATTCACTTTAAGCCACCATACATCATTATTATCTATCTTCTTCTCGTAACCTTCATTTCTCTGATCTAAGTTTTAACTGTTATTTGAGCCTTTGATTCCTTGTTTCTTTGTTCCTTCCTCATTTATTCACACCATTACTGCACTTTTTCATAACATCATTAAGCCACTTATTTATTGATGTACCTACTTCACCCTTTATTATGAGTAAAAGCGCTAACACATCCCCCTTTATGTCTATCAATATAAAAAAGGCCACTTAATAAAGTGGCCTTCGCTTGTAGATAACGATATATCAGCGAGAATGATTAATGCGGTTGCCCACCAATCATTGATGTCATTCGGATACGGCGACCTTCACTAATTTCCATATTCGATAACACCGCCAATTGCGGTAAGCTACGGCGTAAGAAGCGTGAAAGTAATGGACGCAATGCGTGATTCACTAATAATACTGGCGCACCACCGGACATCTCTTGATGGCGTACAGCATCTGCCGCCTGTTGTTCAATATTTTCAGCAAGCCCTGGCTCTAATCCACCGCCACTTTGCATCGCTTGAACAAGAATACGCTCTAAGCTTGCGTCTAAACCAATCACCTGGATTTCATCTTGATCACCAAACCAGTGTTGTGTAATCGCACGGCGAAGTGCAACACGAACCACTGCGGTTAATTCAGCTGGATCTTTTTGTTCTGGTGCATGCTCCGCTAAGGCTTCTAATATGGTTCTCATATCACGAATAGGCACTTGTTCAGAAAGCAGATTTTGCAATACCTTATGCAACACCGTGAGTGAAAGCATATCTGGGATCATATTTTCTGTCATTTTAGGGAGCTCTTTACTGACCCTATCAAATAACATTTGTGCTTCTTGACGACCAAATAATTCTGATGCGTACTTCGTTAATGCATGGTTAAAGTGCGTTGCAATAACGGTACTTGCAGCAACAACGGTATACCCCTGCACCTGTGCTTGCTCTCTTAAACTGTCATCAATCCAAACTGCGGGCAAACCAAAAGCTGGCTCTTGAGTGATATCACCGTCTAAAGAGCCGACTGCATTACCCGGATTGATTGCTAACCAACGACCCGGATGCGCTTCCCCATGACCAATTTCAACCCCTTTCATTAGAATACGATAAGAGGAAGGTCTTAACTCCATATTGTCACGTATATGAACGACAGGAGGGAGATATCCTGTCTCTTGAGCGAACTTTTTACGAATACCACTAATTCGCCCTAATAACTCACCATTTTGGCGGTTATCTACCATCGGAATTAAGCGATATCCTACTTCCATAGCTAATGGATCTTCCAGTTGCACATCTTCCCATGACGCTTCAACAACACGGTTTTGCTTCTCAACTTCTTCCATCTCTTTTTGTTGTTGCACTTCGGGATTAGCGTTACGACGTAAGATATACCAACCCAATCCGCCTAATGCTGCTGTGAAGAAGAGGAAAACAAAATTAGGCATTCCTGGTACTAAACCTAACAAGCCTAATACCCCAGCTGTTAACATCAGTACACGAGGATTATCAAATAGTTGAGTCACCATTTGTTGCCCAACATCTTCATCTGTTGCAACACGAGTAACAATAACACCCGCTGCTGTTGAGATAATCAATGCTGGAATTTGAGCAACCAGGCCATCACCAATGGTTAAAAGAGTATAAGTCGTTGCTGCATCGTTTAACGCCATTCCGTGTTGAGCAACACCGACGATAAGGCCACCCACCACGTTAATCACAAGGATCATTAAGCCGGCGATGGCATCACCACGAACAAACTTACTCGCACCATCCATTGAGCCGTAAAAGTCAGATTCTAATGAAACTTCTTTACGGCGTTTTTTAGCTTCATCTTCGTTGATAATACCCGCATTCAGATCAGCATCGATTGCCATCTGTTTACCCGGCATTCCATCTAACACAAAGCGTGCACCCACTTCAGCAATACGTCCCGCACCCTTGGTGATAACCATAAAGTTAATCAAAATAAGGATGATAAAGACCACAATACCGATAGCAAAGTTACCGCCCACAAGGAAATGGCCAAAGGCCTCAACAACGCGCCCTGCAGCTTCTGGCCCTGTATGTCCTTCCATTAAGATGATACGCGTTGAAGCAACGTTTAATGACAAACGTAACAACGTGGTAAACAGCAAAATAGTCGGGAAAGCAGCAAAGTCTAAAGTACGCTTGGTAAACATTGCCACTAACAGCACCATGATGGAGAGTGCAATATTAAAGGTAAATAATAAATCCAATAGAAAAGGTGGCAATGGCAATACCATCATTGACAGTATCAACAAGATAAGCACTGGCCCTGCCAGTATCTGCCACTGAGAACTTTTCCAATTTCCCGGCAAGCGGAGTAATGAGGCCAAATTAGCCATGACGATTATCTTCTCCAGCAAAGTCCAGTGCGGGAGGCACTGGCAAGTTCATAGGTTGTTTAGGTTTTAAACCACCTTCGGTTTTCCATCGTTTCAGTTGATAAACCCATGCAAGCACCTCTGCAACCGCAGCATAAAGGGTTGAAGGTATTGCATGGCCTATTTCACTGTGACGATATAACGCCCTAGCAAGCGGTGGTGCTTCTAGAAGCGGAATTCGATTTTCTGCGCCAATTTCTTTAATTTTTAACGCAATAGCCCCAGCACCTTTCGCTAACACTTTAGGTGCGGTCATTTTGTCGTTATATTGCAGTGCGACAGCATAGTGTGTTGGGTTCGTAACAATGACGTCAGCCTTAGGTACATCAGCCATCATTCGACGACGAGACATAGCATGTTGTTGCTGACGAATACGCGCTTTAAGTTGAGGATCACCCTCTTGTTGTTTAAATTCGTCTTTAATTTCTTGGCGTGTCATACGTAGCTTTTTCAGATGGCTACGGATTTGAAAAATAATGTCGAATGCCACCATCGGGATCAGCATAAAAACCGTAATGTAGACGGCAAAAATCAGCAATTGCATTGCATTGGCTAATGCACTAAGCGGTGGAAGTGTGATCAGATGAAGAA
This genomic window contains:
- the flgM gene encoding flagellar biosynthesis anti-sigma factor FlgM produces the protein MSIERANPLLPINAIAQRNPSEVTQGSRKSGTTEQKTATGDTSVKLSEAQKKLVQPGNKDINVEKVARLKEAIANGTLTMDSGKIADALFREAAESITQ
- a CDS encoding flagella synthesis protein FlgN; the encoded protein is MEELRQTLDLQLSQLNTIAGILRAEQQLLCAGNIDINALHEVTEQKNFVLSALGHTDQQRHTLSLQAGVEKPYTGLPFLSDLWIQVMDITAELKHLNQHNGLLLEQHISRNSDAIRFLQKNHSPTLYGSDGQAQRSTLAGRKIQV
- the flhA gene encoding flagellar biosynthesis protein FlhA, coding for MANLASLLRLPGNWKSSQWQILAGPVLILLILSMMVLPLPPFLLDLLFTFNIALSIMVLLVAMFTKRTLDFAAFPTILLFTTLLRLSLNVASTRIILMEGHTGPEAAGRVVEAFGHFLVGGNFAIGIVVFIILILINFMVITKGAGRIAEVGARFVLDGMPGKQMAIDADLNAGIINEDEAKKRRKEVSLESDFYGSMDGASKFVRGDAIAGLMILVINVVGGLIVGVAQHGMALNDAATTYTLLTIGDGLVAQIPALIISTAAGVIVTRVATDEDVGQQMVTQLFDNPRVLMLTAGVLGLLGLVPGMPNFVFLFFTAALGGLGWYILRRNANPEVQQQKEMEEVEKQNRVVEASWEDVQLEDPLAMEVGYRLIPMVDNRQNGELLGRISGIRKKFAQETGYLPPVVHIRDNMELRPSSYRILMKGVEIGHGEAHPGRWLAINPGNAVGSLDGDITQEPAFGLPAVWIDDSLREQAQVQGYTVVAASTVIATHFNHALTKYASELFGRQEAQMLFDRVSKELPKMTENMIPDMLSLTVLHKVLQNLLSEQVPIRDMRTILEALAEHAPEQKDPAELTAVVRVALRRAITQHWFGDQDEIQVIGLDASLERILVQAMQSGGGLEPGLAENIEQQAADAVRHQEMSGGAPVLLVNHALRPLLSRFLRRSLPQLAVLSNMEISEGRRIRMTSMIGGQPH
- the flhB gene encoding flagellar biosynthesis protein FlhB, whose translation is MAEDSDLEKTEDPTPHKREKAKKDGQIVRSKELSSVLMILGGVSLLWMSGGFITRGLYAMLTEGFTFNHHLIGNENLLIPRFGSLIKQAVFALSPVFFGLVLVAIGGSALLGGINFSSKSIKFDPKKWNPISGLKRIFSMNALAELFKAILKSTFVGIAATVFLWHNWNDILHLITLPPLSALANAMQLLIFAVYITVFMLIPMVAFDIIFQIRSHLKKLRMTRQEIKDEFKQQEGDPQLKARIRQQQHAMSRRRMMADVPKADVIVTNPTHYAVALQYNDKMTAPKVLAKGAGAIALKIKEIGAENRIPLLEAPPLARALYRHSEIGHAIPSTLYAAVAEVLAWVYQLKRWKTEGGLKPKQPMNLPVPPALDFAGEDNRHG